In the genome of Mycobacterium kansasii ATCC 12478, one region contains:
- a CDS encoding ATP-binding cassette domain-containing protein, producing the protein MTRAQRPVLTVRSDRSQRSFAPGADAIVGSDLRADLRVAHPLVAQAHVVVRFEQGNWIAIDNSRTGMFVDGRRVPLVDIRDGLVVNLGRPDGPRISFEVGHHRGIIGLLPQTGFPPPGGPAAGTEQQQHRPPAQPPGPAPPAPGAPGYPGAQRTTVIPVSPPPPQAERTTTLNVAGAASGHAPTGAGISWIGRALDNDIVVADVLASRHHAFLTPTPVGTEINDAHSINGTFVNGIRVGSAILREGDVVTIGNVDLAFTGTTLVRRAEAATRTGGLEVTGISYTVNGAALLDNVSLTARPGTLTAVIGGSGAGKTTLSRLIAGYLSPTSGTVTFEGHNIHTEYASLRSRIGMVPQDDVVHRQLTINQALGYAAELRLPPDTSKQDRAQVVAGVLEELRLTEHADTRVDKLSGGQRKRASVALELLTGPSLLILDEPTSGLDPALDLQVMTMLRQLADAGRVVLVVTHSLTYLDVCDQVLLMAPGGKTAFLGPPDQIGQAMGTTNWAQIFAKVGADPDEANRRFLARNQPPAPAPIETPTDLGEPAHTSVRRQFSTIARRQVRLVVADRAYFTFLAALPFVLGALSLTVPGDTGFGMAQPTSQTPDEAAQILTLLSIAAVFMGTALTIRDLIGERAIFRREQAVGLSTRAYLGAKITVFCMFAITQAAITTGVVLLGKGVPTQQAVLLGNPSFELFTTVAATCVASAILGLLLSSVARSSEQIMPLLVVSLMLQLVLAGGLVPVTNRLFLDQLSWAVPARWGYAASAATVNLRELVPGSYSPEDSHWTHSRPAWLFDMAMLATLSVAYACLVWWRIRLRRH; encoded by the coding sequence ATGACCCGAGCTCAGCGGCCAGTGCTGACGGTTCGGTCGGACCGCTCTCAACGCAGCTTCGCTCCGGGCGCCGACGCGATCGTGGGCAGTGATCTGCGGGCCGACCTGCGCGTCGCACACCCGCTGGTGGCCCAGGCGCACGTGGTGGTGCGCTTCGAGCAGGGCAACTGGATCGCCATCGACAATTCACGGACCGGGATGTTCGTCGACGGCCGCCGGGTGCCGCTGGTGGACATCCGTGACGGCCTGGTGGTCAACCTCGGCAGGCCCGACGGGCCGCGCATCAGCTTCGAAGTGGGGCATCACCGCGGCATCATCGGCCTGCTGCCGCAGACCGGCTTTCCGCCGCCCGGGGGTCCAGCCGCCGGTACCGAGCAGCAGCAGCACCGGCCACCCGCGCAGCCGCCCGGCCCCGCGCCGCCGGCACCGGGCGCACCCGGCTACCCCGGGGCACAGCGCACCACCGTCATACCGGTTTCTCCACCGCCCCCGCAGGCGGAACGCACCACGACGCTCAACGTCGCGGGCGCCGCCTCCGGCCACGCGCCGACCGGCGCGGGCATTTCCTGGATCGGCCGGGCGCTCGACAACGACATCGTCGTCGCCGACGTGCTGGCGTCGCGCCACCACGCGTTCCTGACCCCCACACCGGTGGGCACCGAGATCAACGACGCGCACAGCATCAACGGGACGTTCGTCAACGGGATCCGGGTCGGCTCGGCGATCCTTCGCGAGGGTGACGTGGTCACCATCGGCAACGTCGACCTGGCGTTCACCGGGACCACCCTGGTTCGCCGTGCCGAAGCGGCCACCCGCACCGGCGGCCTGGAGGTCACTGGGATCAGTTACACCGTCAACGGCGCCGCGCTGCTCGACAACGTGTCGCTGACCGCGCGGCCGGGCACGCTGACCGCCGTCATCGGCGGCTCCGGCGCCGGCAAGACCACGCTGTCGCGGCTGATTGCCGGCTATCTCAGCCCCACCTCGGGCACGGTGACCTTCGAGGGCCACAACATCCACACCGAATACGCATCGTTGCGCAGCCGGATCGGGATGGTCCCCCAAGACGACGTCGTGCACCGGCAACTGACCATCAACCAGGCGCTCGGCTATGCCGCCGAACTGCGGCTGCCGCCGGATACCAGCAAGCAGGATCGCGCCCAGGTGGTCGCCGGGGTGCTCGAAGAACTGCGGCTCACCGAACACGCCGACACCCGCGTCGACAAGCTGTCCGGCGGCCAGCGCAAACGGGCCTCGGTGGCCCTGGAACTGCTCACCGGCCCGTCGCTGCTGATTCTCGACGAGCCGACGTCGGGCCTGGACCCGGCGCTGGACCTGCAGGTCATGACGATGCTGCGGCAACTCGCCGACGCCGGCCGGGTGGTGTTGGTGGTCACCCACTCGCTGACCTACCTCGACGTCTGTGATCAGGTGCTGCTCATGGCGCCCGGGGGCAAGACCGCGTTCCTGGGGCCGCCCGACCAGATCGGGCAGGCGATGGGCACCACAAACTGGGCCCAGATTTTCGCGAAGGTCGGTGCCGATCCCGACGAGGCCAACCGCCGCTTTCTGGCCCGCAACCAGCCCCCCGCACCGGCGCCGATCGAGACGCCCACCGACCTGGGCGAACCGGCACACACCAGCGTGCGCCGCCAGTTCTCCACCATCGCGCGCCGACAGGTTCGGCTGGTCGTTGCCGACCGGGCCTACTTCACATTCCTGGCTGCCTTGCCGTTCGTCCTGGGTGCGCTGTCCCTGACGGTTCCGGGTGACACCGGGTTCGGCATGGCCCAACCGACCAGCCAGACACCCGACGAGGCCGCACAGATTTTGACGCTGCTGTCCATCGCCGCCGTCTTCATGGGTACCGCACTGACCATCCGCGATCTCATCGGCGAGCGCGCCATCTTCCGTCGCGAGCAGGCCGTGGGGTTGTCGACGAGGGCCTACCTGGGCGCCAAGATCACGGTGTTCTGCATGTTCGCCATCACCCAAGCGGCGATCACGACCGGGGTCGTGCTCCTGGGCAAGGGCGTACCGACCCAGCAGGCGGTGCTGCTCGGCAACCCCAGCTTCGAGCTGTTCACCACGGTCGCCGCCACCTGTGTGGCCTCGGCGATTCTGGGCTTGCTGCTGTCGTCGGTCGCCCGGTCCAGTGAGCAGATCATGCCGTTGCTGGTGGTGTCGCTGATGCTGCAGCTGGTGCTCGCCGGTGGCCTGGTCCCGGTGACCAACCGGCTCTTCCTGGACCAGTTGTCGTGGGCGGTGCCCGCGCGGTGGGGGTACGCGGCATCGGCGGCGACGGTCAACCTGCGCGAGCTGGTCCCCGGCTCATACAGTCCCGAGGACAGCCACTGGACGCACTCGCGCCCGGCGTGGCTGTTCGACATGGCGATGCTCGCGACGCTGTCGGTGGCCTATGCCTGCCTGGTCTGGTGGCGCATCCGGCTCAGACGCCACTGA